One part of the Tunicatimonas pelagia genome encodes these proteins:
- a CDS encoding nuclear transport factor 2 family protein, protein MSTQEIANQWAEYCRQGQWGKAQEELYDANCISLEMEGAQVSAQKVEGLEAIRKKEQQWSQMVEELHGVEIEGPIVAGNHFTAAMKMDITMQGRPRNTDEEVGVFRVENGKIVSEQFFYAVD, encoded by the coding sequence ATGTCAACACAAGAAATTGCCAACCAATGGGCTGAATACTGCCGCCAGGGTCAGTGGGGTAAAGCGCAGGAAGAATTATACGATGCTAATTGCATCAGTCTGGAAATGGAAGGAGCCCAAGTTTCTGCACAAAAAGTAGAAGGACTAGAAGCCATTAGAAAGAAAGAACAGCAATGGAGCCAAATGGTAGAAGAACTTCATGGTGTAGAAATTGAAGGGCCAATAGTAGCGGGCAATCATTTTACGGCTGCCATGAAAATGGATATTACTATGCAAGGGCGACCAAGAAATACCGATGAAGAAGTGGGAGTGTTTCGAGTGGAGAATGGCAAAATCGTGTCTGAACAATTCTTTTACGCCGTAGACTAA
- a CDS encoding helix-turn-helix transcriptional regulator, protein MNHLARLLSILTILKSKRITTGGELAKKFDVSLRTIYRDIKKLEESGVPIITIEGRGYSIMDGYSVAPIMFNEAEVNALITAEQLIAKTNDDSLIKHFEQTLQKIKSVFKSTLQSQGEMLSSKMLVVKSKADEVKTTSLSYIQMAIVNFRITELNYKDKNQATTRRKIEPLAIFCYDETWIVVGWCRLRQDYRSFRLDRIQHFKILEETFEDQRFDLGKFLSCDEFNRNP, encoded by the coding sequence ATGAATCATCTGGCTAGGCTTCTATCCATCCTCACCATACTGAAGTCGAAGAGAATAACGACCGGGGGTGAGTTAGCTAAGAAGTTTGATGTAAGTCTAAGAACTATTTACCGCGACATTAAAAAATTGGAAGAATCGGGTGTCCCCATTATCACCATTGAGGGAAGAGGTTACTCAATAATGGATGGCTATAGCGTAGCCCCTATCATGTTTAACGAAGCCGAAGTGAATGCGTTGATTACGGCGGAACAACTAATTGCCAAGACCAATGACGATTCATTGATTAAGCACTTTGAGCAAACATTACAGAAAATAAAATCGGTATTTAAGAGTACTTTACAATCGCAGGGCGAGATGCTAAGTAGCAAAATGCTGGTGGTAAAAAGCAAGGCCGATGAAGTAAAGACCACCTCACTTTCGTACATACAAATGGCAATCGTCAACTTTAGGATCACTGAGCTGAACTATAAAGATAAGAATCAGGCAACTACTCGCCGTAAGATAGAACCACTAGCAATTTTTTGTTACGACGAAACGTGGATTGTGGTAGGGTGGTGCCGTCTACGGCAAGATTACCGATCGTTCCGATTGGATAGAATCCAGCACTTCAAAATCTTAGAGGAAACGTTTGAAGATCAGCGTTTTGATCTAGGAAAATTTTTATCCTGCGACGAATTTAATCGTAACCCCTGA